From a single Solanum dulcamara chromosome 4, daSolDulc1.2, whole genome shotgun sequence genomic region:
- the LOC129885677 gene encoding malate dehydrogenase, glyoxysomal translates to MQPSGAEVHQRIARISAHLYPSNPQMGDGSILERTNCRAKGGAAGFKVAILGAAGGIGQPLAMLMKMNPLVSVLHLYDVVNAPGVTADISHMDTGAVVRGFLGQSELEGALTGMDLVIIPAGIPRKPGMTRDDLFKINAGIVRTLCEGIAKCCPNAIVNLISNPVNSTVPIAAEVFKKAGTYDPKKLLGVTSLDVVRANTFVAEVLGLDPREVEVPVVGGHAGVTILPLLSQVKPPCSFTQEETEYLTKRIQDGGTEVVEAKKGAGSATLSMAYAAVKFADVCLKGLRGDAGVVACAFVASQVTELPFFASKVRLGRTGAEEVYQLGPLNEYERIGLEKAKKELAESIQKGISFIRN, encoded by the exons ATGCAGCCATCAGGTGCAGAAGTTCACCAACGAATTGCCAGAATTTCAGCTCATCTCTACCCTTCGAATCCCCAG ATGGGAGATGGGTCTATTTTGGAAAGAACAAATTGCAGAGCAAAAGGTGGGGCAGCTGGATTCAAAGTTGCTATATTGGGTGCTGCTGGAGGAATAGGGCAGCCACTTGCAATGTTAATGAAGATGAACCCTTTAGTCTCAGTTCTTCATCTCTATGATGTTGTTAACGCTCCTGGAGTTACTGCTGATATTAGCCACATGGATACTGGTGCTGTA GTGAGGGGTTTTCTGGGGCAAAGTGAGCTTGAGGGTGCACTTACAGGAATGGACCTTGTGATCATACCTGCTGGTATTCCAAGAAAACCAGGAATGACAAGAGACGATCTTTTTAAGATTAATGCTGGGATTGTGAGGACCCTCTGTGAAGGAATTGCAAAGTGCTGTCCTAATGCTATTGTTAATTTGATTAGTAATCCAGTGAACTCCACAGTTCCTATTGCAGCTGAAGTTTTCAAGAAAGCAGGTACTTATGATCCAAAGAAGCTCCTTGGAGTAACCTCACTAGATGTTGTGAGAGCCAACACTTTTGTG GCAGAAGTCTTGGGACTAGATCCTAGGGAAGTAGAAGTTCCTGTTGTTGGAGGTCATGCTGGGGTGACAATTTTGCCTCTTCTCTCACAG GTCAAGCCTCCTTGCTCCTTCACACAGGAGGAAACAGAATATTTGACTAAGCGCATTCAAGATGGAGGAACAGAGGTTGTTGAG GCGAAAAAAGGGGCTGGATCTGCAACTCTATCTATG GCATATGCAGCTGTAAAATTTGCAGATGTTTGCCTCAAGGGCTTAAGAGGAGATGCCGGTGTGGTAGCTTGTGCTTTTGTAGCTTCTCAG GTCACAGAACTCCCTTTCTTTGCCTCCAAAGTACGACTTGGCCGTACTGGAGCTGAAGAAGTCTATCAACTTGGTCCCCTAAATGAGTATGAGAG GATTGGACTGGAGAAGGCCAAGAAAGAGCTTGCTGAGAGCATTCAGAAAGGAATTTCCTTCATCAGGAACTAG
- the LOC129885674 gene encoding putative F-box protein At3g25750 has translation MKQECNQNGLIDPNDPKEQLIQFCNAIFFDRKFYALSLQGTLAIIEEINESQFQVTRLSRKRAIPSNYSKHFIEYFLESNGEILLIFLISEGSNSMVDKVEVFKLQIGDLSWLKLDNLGDRTLFTGINCCMSVLASQVGCRNNCVYFTHHSIDG, from the coding sequence aTGAAACAAGAATGCAATCAAAATGGCCTTATTGATCCAAATGATCCTAAGGAGCAACTGATACAATTCTGTAATGCCATTTTCTTTGACAGGAAGTTTTATGCACTAAGTTTGCAGGGGACCCTTGCAATAATAGAAGAGATCAATGAATCTCAGTTTCAAGTCACGCGATTAAGTAGAAAACGAGCCATTCCTTCAAACTACTCAAAGCATTTCATTGAGTACTTTCTTGAGTCTAACGGGGAGATCTTGCTCATTTTCCTGATATCAGAAGGATCAAACAGTATGGTGGACAAAGTGGAAGTGTTCAAGCTGCAGATTGGAGATTTGTCATGGTTAAAGCTGGACAACCTCGGAGATAGAACGTTATTTACGGGGATTAATTGTTGTATGTCAGTGCTTGCAAGTCAAGTTGGTTGCAGAAACAACTGTGTCTATTTTACTCATCATTCCATTGATGGTTAG
- the LOC129884548 gene encoding transcription factor bHLH18-like, whose protein sequence is MEYYGFNQQWPISSFDELSAISIATSFGENNLHESFISHQPILGHKRPTELSQIVEERPLKNSKTSHNWNNNIENDQLLSSQSVVSPNYSHLINSSNNNFTNQQVVTMKPKEETTLSSSSITFAADHCHNNMVCHQDSFPNQDNYMMFKANNSCQGANKSVRTNGKLTQAQDHIIAERKRREKLSQRFIALSALIPGLKKIDKASVLGDAIKYLKQLQERVKTLEEQTKKKSVESVVFVKKYELYGDGENSSSDENYSSGTAPVDEPLPEIEARISEKDVLIRIHCEKSKGIVEKTVAEIEKIHLSVINTCALSFGTSALDITIIAQMDEEFAMTVKDLVKNLRSALKMFM, encoded by the exons ATGGAAtattatggttttaatcaacaATGGCCTATTAGCTCATTTGATGAGCTAAGTGCCATATCTATAGCAACTTCATTTGGTGAGAATAATTTGCATGAATCTTTCATCTCTCATCAGCCAATATTAGGCCATAAAAGGCCTACAGAATTGTCCCAAATTGTTGAAGAAAGGCCACTCAAGAATTCCAAAACAAGTCACAACTGGAACAATAATATTGAAAATGATCAACTATTGAGCTCACAATCTGTGGTTTCTCCCAATTATTCCCATTTGATCAAttcctcaaataataatttcactAACCAACAAGTTGTGACAATGAAGCCCAAAGAGGAAACAACTTTGTCATCCAGCAGTATAACTTTTGCAGCTGATCATTGTCATAACAATATGGTTTGTCATCAAGATTCTTTTCCCAATCAGGATAATTACATGATGTTTAAGGCTAATAATTCATGCCAAGGTGCTAATAAAAGTGTTAGAACTAATGGGAAATTAACACAAGCTCAAGATCATATCATTGCTGAGAGGAAAAGACGCGAAAAACTCAGCCAAAGATTCATTGCTTTATCTGCTCTAATTCCTGGACTCAAAAAG ATTGACAAGGCTTCAGTTCTTGGAGATGCAATAAAATACTTGAAACAACTTCAAGAAAGAGTGAAGACACTTGAGGagcaaacaaagaaaaaatcaGTGGAATCTGTTGTATTTGTCAAGAAATATGAACTTTATGGAGATGGTGAAAATTCTTCATCAGATGAAAACTACTCAAGTGGTACTGCACCAGTTGATGAGCCACTCCCAGAAATTGAAGCAAGAATTTCTGAAAAAGATGTACTAATTAGAATCCACTGTGAAAAAAGTAAAGGAATTGTTGAGAAAACAGTTGCTGAAATTGAGAAAATTCATCTATCAGTCATCAACACATGTGCCTTGTCTTTTGGAACATCTGCTCTTGACATTACTATAATTGCTCAG ATGGATGAAGAATTTGCAATGACAGTAAAGGATCTTGTCAAGAATTTGCGCTCAGCTCTCAAAATGTTTATGTGA
- the LOC129885675 gene encoding receptor-like protein kinase 7 has translation MSASANFFRPCLILFLCFFIFLISPTHQQDELQLLMQFKSTLKTTQSSHLFDTWTPQNNICNFTGIFCDSTSKLVKEINLSDQNLSGVVSFDSLCSLQSLEKISLGSNFLYGTVSDHLKNCTKLQYLDLGNNSFSGEVPNLSSLSQLEFLNLNRSGFSSSFPWSSLGNLTSLTFLSLGDNLFDKSPFPLEILNLDKLYWLYLTNSSIEGQIPQGIGNLTLLENLELSYNDLSGNIPDGITKLTKLQQLELYSNGLTGKFPVGFGNLSSLANFDASGNNLEGDLSELKSLSLLESLQLFENHFSGEIPVEFGDFKFLTELSLYRNMFSGSLPQNIGSWAEFLYIDVSENMFTGPIPPDMCKKGSMTDLLLLQNKFTGGIPSNYANCLSLKRLRVSNNSLSGVVPSGIWSLPDLGIIDLTLNLFEGPVTSNIGEAKSLAQLFLAYNRFNGQLPQTISEVSSLVAINLSANQFSGDIPAEIGELKKLNTLHLEYNLFTGSLPPSIGSCVSLNEINLAGNSLSGAIPKSLGSLPSLNSLNLSDNRLSGQIPVTLSALRLSLLDLSNNRLSGRIPDSLSIKAFSNSFLGNLDLCSENFGSLMPCSSDSHTSRDHRTVMLCLIAGVVALVLSLTCFVYVKFKHNNQDIPIKRLDSWDIKQFHVLSFSEDQILKALNQENLIGRGGSGNVYRLVLNCGKQLAVKHIVKSDSSDQKSYRSSSAILVKENGRSKEYDAEVATLSSIRHVNVVKLYCSITSEDSNMLVYEYLPNGSLWDRLHMSQKVKMDWLVRYDIALGAAQGLEYLHHGYDKPVMHRDVKSSNILLDEQMKPKIADFGLAKVLHVNGTKDSSQVVAGTHGYIAPEYAYTTKVTEKSDVYSFGVVLMELVTGKKPVDAEYGENGDIVQWVCSKIRNKTRMINLVDSGIFEGFKEDAVEVLRIAVHCTSRTPALRPSMRMVVHMLEEAEPCKLTNVVVNSPNEDGRNKDVLTNGKS, from the exons atgtcAGCCAGTGCCAACTTTTTCCGGCCTTGTCTAATTTTATTTCTCTGTTTTTTCATATTCTTGATTTCTCCTACTCATCAACAAGATGAACTACAACTCCTTATGCAATTCAAATCCACTCTTAAAACAACACAAAGTTCACATCTTTTTGACACGTGGACACCTCAGAATAACATTTGCAACTTCACTGGAATTTTCTGTGATTCCACCAGCAAATTGGTTAAAGAAATCAATCTTTCTGACCAGAACCTATCTGGGGTTGTCTCTTTTGATTCATTATGTTCTCTGCAATCACTAGAAAAGATTTCTCTTGGTTCTAATTTCTTGTATGGTACAGTCAGTGATCACTTGAAAAACTGTACAAAGTTGCAGTATTTGGATTTGGGTAACAATTCTTTTTCAGGAGAAGTTCCAAATTTGTCATCTTTAAGCCAATTGGAGTTCTTGAATCTCAATAGAAGTGGATTCTCTAGTTCATTTCCTTGGAGTTCACTTGGAAATCTTACTAGTCTAACTTTCTTGAGTTTGGGTGACAATTTATTTGATAAAAGTCCATTCcctcttgaaattttgaatcttgataaATTATATTGGCTGTACCTTACCAATAGTAGTATTGAAGGCCAAATTCCACAAGGTATTGGAAATCTCACTCTGCTTGAAAATCTTGAGCTTTCATATAATGACTTGTCAGGCAATATCCCAGATGGAATAACCAAACTTACTAAGCTTCAACAGCTTGAGCTCTATTCTAATGGACTTACAGGAAAGTTCCCTGTGGGATTTGGGAATCTCAGTAGCCTTGCCAATTTTGATGCTTCAGGTAACAATCTTGAAGGTGATCTTTCAGAGCTCAAGTCATTGTCTCTTCTTGAATCCTTGCAGCTGTTTGAAAACCATTTTTCTGGTGAGATTCCTGTTGAATTTGGAGATTTCAAGTTTCTTACAGAACTGTCACTGTATAGAAACATGTTTTCTGGTTCTCTTCCCCAAAATATAGGATCATGGGCAGAATTTCTGTACATTGATGTTTCTGAGAATATGTTCACTGGTCCAATACCACCTGATATGTGCAAGAAAGGGAGTATGACTGATCTTTTGCTGCTACAGAACAAATTCACTGGTGGGATACCTTCGAACTATGCTAACTGTTTGTCGTTGAAGCGTTTACGGGTTAGCAACAATTCACTTTCAGGAGTAGTCCCTAGTGGAATTTGGAGTTTGCCAGATTTGGGCATCATTGATCTCACATTGAATCTATTTGAAGGCCCAGTGACATCGAATATTGGTGAAGCAAAGTCTTTAGCACAGTTGTTCCTAGCCTACAACCGGTTCAATGGTCAATTACCACAGACAATATCAGAAGTTTCTTCATTAGTAGCCATTAATCTGAGCGCGAATCAGTTCTCTGGTGATATTCCAGCAGAAATAGGtgaacttaagaagcttaatacTCTTCATTTAGAGTATAATTTGTTTACTGGAAGTCTTCCACCGTCCATCGGATCATGTGTTTCTCTCAATGAAATTAATCTTGCTGGCAATTCACTTTCTGGGGCAATTCCCAAAAGTCTTGGCTCTTTGCCTAGCTTGAACTCTCTCAATCTATCTGATAACAGGCTCTCGGGTCAAATTCCAGTGACCCTTTCGGCATTAAGATTAAGCCTTCTTGATTTATCTAACAATAGATTGAGTGGTAGAATACCGGATTCTTTATCAATAAAAGCATTTAGTAATAGCTTTTTGGGAAATCTAGATCTTTGTAGTGAGAATTTTGGTAGTCTCATGCCATGTTCATCAGATTCTCACACATCTAGAGACCACAGGACAGTCATGTTGTGCTTGATAGCTGGGGTGGTTGCTCTTGTTCTGTCACTTACATGTTTCGTGTATGTGAAGTTTAAGCACAATAATCAGGATATTCCCATAAAGCGACTTGATTCTTGGGATATCAAACAGTTTCATGTATTGAGCTTTAGTGAAGATCAAATCTTGAAGGCAttgaatcaagaaaatttgattggTAGAGGTGGTTCAGGGAATGTGTACAGATTAGTATTGAATTGTGGAAAACAGTTGGCTGTGAAACACATTGTGAAATCCGATTCTAGTGACCAGAAAAGTTACAGGAGCAGCTCAGCCATACTGGTGAAGGAGAATGGCAGATCGAAGGAGTATGATGCTGAGGTGGCCACGTTAAGTTCCATTAGGCATGTCAATGTTGTCAAATTATACTGTAGCATCACAAGTGAGGACTCAAATATGCTAGTTTATGAATATTTGCCTAATGGAAGCTTGTGGGACCGATTGCACATGTCTCAGAAAGTCAAGATGGATTGGTTGGTGAGATATGACATTGCATTAGGTGCTGCTCAGGGTCTTGAGTATCTGCATCATGGATATGACAAACCCGTGATGCACCGGGATGTCAAGTCTAGCAACATCTTGTTGGATGAACAGATGAAGCCCAAAATTGCTGATTTTGGACTAGCCAAAGTTTTGCATGTCAATGGTACTAAGGACTCTTCTCAGGTTGTAGCTGGGACGCATGGCTACATTGCTCCTg AGTACGCTTACACAACCAAGGTGACAGAGAAGAGTGATGTCTATAGCTTCGGGGTGGTGCTAATGGAATTGGTGACTGGAAAGAAGCCAGTAGATGCAGAGTACGGGGAGAACGGTGACATAGTCCAGTGGGTTTGTAGCAAGATAAGAAACAAAACTAGAATGATCAATTTGGTGGATTCAGGCATTTTCGAAGGGTTCAAAGAAGATGCTGTTGAGGTTCTTAGAATTGCAGTTCATTGCACATCAAGGACGCCAGCATTAAGACCTTCCATGAGGATGGTAGTTCATATGCTAGAAGAGGCCGAGCCATGTAAGCTGACAAATGTAGTTGTGAATTCACCGAATGAGGATGGCAGGAACAAGGATGTGCTAACTAACGGCAAGTCATGA
- the LOC129885678 gene encoding L-galactose dehydrogenase, producing the protein MAAQTLHLRPLGNTGLKLSSVGFGASPLGKVFGDVSEQDAFAAVREAFRLGVNFFDTSPFYGGTLSEKVLGKALKALGVPRDQYIVSTKCGRYKEGFDFSAERVTKSIDESLERLQLDYVDMLQCHDIEFGSLDQIVNETLPALLKLKQAGKIRFIGITGLPLGIFTYVLDRVPPGTVDVILSYCHYSINDSTLEDLLPYLKSKGVGVISASPLSMGLLTEAGGPEWHPASSELKAACQAAVDHCKERGKNISKLALQYSLANTDISTILVGMKSVKEVEENIAAALELATAGMDEEILSEITDILKPVKNQTWPSGIQKD; encoded by the exons ATGGCAGCTCAGACATTGCACCTCCGGCCACTGGGCAATACTGGACTCAAACTCAGCTCCGTCGGCTTCGGCGCTTCTCCTCTCGGCAAGGTTTTCGGTGATGTCTCCGAACAAGACGCCTTTGCCGCCGTCCGTGAAGCCTTTCGCCTCGGCGTCAACTTCTTTGACACTTCCCC gttttatGGAGGAACATTATCGGAAAAGGTACTGGGGAAAGCTTTGAAGGCTCTTGGAGTACCTAGAGATCAGTACATTGTGTCTACAAAATGTGGGAGGTACAAAGAGGGATTTGATTTCAGTGCTGAGAGAGTGACTAAAAGCATTGATGAGAGCTTGGAGAGGCTGCAGCTTGATTATGTTGATATGTTACAATGTCATGATATTGAATTTGGATCCCTCGATCAG ATTGTAAATGAGACTCTTCCTGCCCTTCTAAAGCTGAAGCAAGCTGGAAAGATCCGTTTCATTGGTATAACTGGCCTTCCTTTGGGGATATTCACTTATGTGCTTGATCGCGTCCCTCCAGGCACAGTTGATGTCATCTTGTCATATTGTCACTACAGTATCAACGATTCAACTTTGGAGGATCTGTTGCCATACCTGAAGAGTAAGGGTGTGGGAGTGATCAGTGCTTCTCCTCTTTCAATGGGTCTTCTTACTGAGGCTGGAGGTCCAGAGTGGCACCCTGCTTCTTCTGAACTTAAG GCTGCCTGCCAAGCTGCTGTTGATCATTGCAAAGAAAGGGGAAAGAATATCTCAAAATTAGCCTTGCAGTACAGCTTAGCAAATACTGATATTTCTACCATACTAGTGGGGATGAAGTCCGTTAAAGAG GTGGAGGAAAATATAGCAGCTGCCCTAGAACTAGCAACGGCTGGGATGGATGAAGAAATATTATCAGAGATCACAGACATTCTGAAACCAGTGAAGAATCAGACATGGCCTAGCGGTATCCAAAAAGATTGA
- the LOC129887992 gene encoding uncharacterized protein LOC129887992, producing MVSPYLEDLLSKKSSVRERALEILVEEFETHVRYELAENHFFTMVYQCKNCLKRGSALEIDLALHLIALVVLTLGAGDNAHEVYEDSLVFLPRLLIKSKLSLAINVIECLSIVTIVAARDFAETEISMEIIWKFMNQESKLPSSVIAAAISNWALLLSATDRWSISHQLWKGLIPYLLKQLEEDDDEHVIVASIEALALIFENGSLQKFSFLKGKYSSTKSMKDGIMEQLKRVCNGTKQNTSKILEDDYDKTSTLTLGRSRITISTWSQLKQVNYIRRFLGYGFTNHMMENEHLQNVFRFAPATTECSVDSDDFELNKPEFEKVCFRVFIPEVRSRKCAKRIHMSPSSLLNKGKTKLRNKYRSFAEETKAGYIVDEELD from the coding sequence ATGGTCTCTCCTTATTTAGAAGACTTACTCTCGAAGAAGAGCTCCGTTAGAGAAAGAGCCCTGGAGATATTGGTTGAGGAATTCGAGACCCATGTGCGTTACGAATTGGCAGAGAATCATTTTTTCACTATGGTATATCAATGTAAAAATTGCTTGAAACGGGGTTCTGCTCTGGAGATCGATTTAGCTTTACATCTAATAGCGTTAGTTGTCCTTACCCTTGGTGCGGGTGATAATGCACATGAGGTTTATGAAGATTCACTTGTGTTTCTTCCTCGACTACTGATCAAGTCCAAATTATCTCTTGCGATCAACGTGATAGAGTGTCTGTCTATTGTCACTATCGTTGCTGCCAGAGACTTTGCAGAGACCGAAATATCAATGGAAATTATATGGAAATTCATGAATCAAGAAAGCAAACTTCCATCTTCTGTGATTGCTGCAGCAATATCAAACTGGGCTCTCCTCCTTTCAGCCACTGATCGATGGAGCATTAGCCACCAATTGTGGAAAGGGTTGATCCCTTACCTTCTAAAACAACTAGAGGAAGATGATGATGAACATGTTATTGTTGCTAGCATTGAAGCACTTGCTTTAATCTTTGAAAATGGAAGTCTTCAGAAATTTTCATTTCTGAAAGGAAAATACTCGAGTACAAAGTCTATGAAAGATGGCATAATGGAGCAGCTAAAGAGAGTGTGCAATGGCACCAAACAGAATACTTCAAAAATTCTGGAGGATGATTACGATAAGACAAGCACTCTCACTTTAGGCAGATCAAGAATCACAATTAGCACCTGGTCACAGCTGAAACAGGTAAATTACATAAGAAGATTTTTAGGCTACGGTTTCACAAATCACATGATGGAAAACGAACATCTCCAAAATGTTTTTCGCTTTGCACCAGCAACGACGGAATGTAGTGTTGATAGTGATGATTTTGAACTGAACAAACCAGAATTTGAAAAGGTGTGTTTTCGAGTTTTTATACCTGAAGTAAGAAGTAGGAAATGCGCAAAGAGGATTCACATGTCACCAAGTTCTCTGCTGAACAAGGGAAAGACTAAGTTGCGAAACAAGTACAGAAGTTTTGCAGAGGAGACCAAGGCTGGGTACATTGTTGATGAAGAGCTTGACTAA
- the LOC129885676 gene encoding protein TUNICAMYCIN INDUCED 1 — protein MDFRRPSRYFLTIFLLAIAVRFSPSAASVAGKDINPPFPKAISDLKESIVKGLGFQAEDFKISGFDLRDALVGRSVSYEFDVEIDNKVVPLKLLEDVKRWEFVDLPIFRVERGEENGLVERRTLENQLPVLAPFTLAGPMELWIQDAKDMRISLPHDVDAGELRKVILADGAVVTVKGARSVSLRHPVELPLPFNRTINGFASGMLALAEYLRQASLAQEGPLLSLRIVGPTSLTSPTSSSSRSANKLKLKRLAPGLVELSSVSKLKAMDAISTIDLQGETTSLLTANQFTTLWPVTSINGSNSNLIGFEALLSNLLGPKAGKKGSFKLLKADVSAQTFVKIGFGVEKKLKEGDGFNWEGYPEWRTKPETVRMHFEVLAKVDGEKVVPEKVVQVDPITIEDTVAPSVQLGNVSMSKTPIVHQPPNPLTL, from the exons ATGGATTTTAGGCGACCATCGCGTTATTTCTTGACCATCTTTCTGCTTGCGATTGCTGTTCGGTTTTCTCCATCTGCAGCTTCCGTAGCGGGCAAAGATATCAATCCTCCGTTTCCTAAAGCTATTTCT GATTTGAAAGAGTCGATTGTAAAGGGGTTAGGTTTCCAAGCTGAGGATTTCAAGATATCTGGGTTTGATTTGAGGGATGCTCTGGTGGGTAGGTCGGTGTCGTACGAGTTTGATGTTGAAATTGATAATAAAGTTGTTCCCTTGAAGCTTTTGGAGGATGTGAAAAGATGGGAGTTTGTAGATTTGCCCATTTTCCGGGTAGAGCGAGGTGAAGAAAATGGGTTGGTTGAAAGGCGGACATTGGAGAATCAGTTGCCTGTTTTGGCACCATTTACTTTGGCAGGTCCCATGGAGCTCTGGATCCAGGATGCCAAGGACATGAGAATTTCACTACCA CATGATGTGGATGCTGGGGAGCTGAGAAAAGTGATCTTAGCCGATGGTGCTGTCGTTACAGTCAAGGGTGCCAGATCTGTTAGCCTGCGCCACCCTGTAGAACTTCCACTGCCCTTCAACAGAACGATAAATGGGTTTGCCTCTGGTATGTTGGCATTGGCTGAATATTTACGTCAAGCTTCTCTCGCTCAAGAGGGACCTCTCCTCTCTCTTCGAATTGTTGGCCCTACATCTCTTACATCCCCCACCTCATCATCTTCCCGTTCTGCAAACAAGCTTAAGCTTAAACGGCTTGCACCTGGTCTTGTTGAGTTGTCATCAGTGTCAAAATTGAAAGCCATGGACGCCATCTCCACTATTGATCTCCAGGGAGAAACCACTTCACTTCTTACAGCCAatcaattcactacattgtggCCTGTTACATCTATCAATGGTTCAAACTCGAACTTGATTGGTTTTGAGGCCTTGCTTTCTAATTTACTGGGTCCTAAAGCAGGTAAAAAGGGTTCTTTCAAGTTGCTGAAGGCAGATGTATCAGCCCAGACTTTTGTGAAGATTGGTTTTGGAGTTGAGAAGAAGTTGAAGGAAGGAGATGGGTTCAATTGGGAGGGTTATCCAGAGTGGAGAACTAAGCCTGAAACTGTAAGGATGCATTTTGAAGTTCTGGCAAAGGTAGACGGTGAAAAAGTTGTGCCAGAGAAAGTTGTGCAGGTCGATCCAATAACTATCGAGGATACAGTGGCACCCAGTGTGCAGTTGGGCAATGTCTCCATGTCAAAGACCCCAATTGTTCACCAACCTCCAAATCCACTCACCTTGTAA